The following coding sequences are from one Treponema bryantii window:
- the prfB gene encoding peptide chain release factor 2 (programmed frameshift), producing MLEEIKLPVEQLREEIMNVWGRLDSAAIEKAIADKEKLTEADGFWDDHEAAEKVMSQIRKLKSRIEPWKKIIADMDDLEAMYELAAESGEQSDEDEVRSMYEAAKAQFDKLNILNLLSGEVDQNDAFLTVHAGAGGTEACDWAFMLSRMYLRWAERHGYKTEVVDELEAEGGIKSITIQISGDFVYGYLKGEGGIHRLVRISPFDANARRHTSFASVYVYPVLDDTIEVDIKPEDLRVDTYRAGGKGGQHVNKTDSAVRFTHIPTGIVVACQTERSQLMNRQTCMNMLKARLYEYYREQKEKENSKFMAEKKDISFGSQIRSYVFCPYTMVKDHRTRFSVGNIQAVMDGDLDDFMNAYLVAKWKGLPMDGSGDDDEEV from the exons ATGTTAGAAGAAATAAAATTACCTGTTGAACAGTTGAGAGAAGAAATTATGAACGTCTGGGGGCGTCTT GACTCTGCTGCAATTGAAAAAGCAATAGCAGATAAAGAAAAGCTTACAGAAGCAGACGGTTTCTGGGATGATCATGAAGCGGCAGAAAAAGTAATGAGCCAGATTCGAAAGCTCAAAAGCCGCATAGAACCGTGGAAAAAAATCATAGCAGATATGGATGACCTTGAGGCCATGTACGAGCTTGCCGCAGAATCAGGCGAGCAGAGCGATGAAGATGAAGTTCGCTCAATGTACGAGGCTGCAAAGGCACAGTTTGATAAATTAAATATTCTGAACCTTCTTTCTGGAGAAGTAGACCAGAACGATGCCTTCCTTACAGTACACGCAGGAGCCGGTGGAACTGAAGCCTGTGACTGGGCCTTTATGCTCAGCCGTATGTATTTAAGATGGGCAGAACGTCACGGTTACAAAACAGAAGTTGTAGATGAACTTGAAGCAGAAGGCGGAATTAAATCTATTACAATTCAGATTTCCGGAGACTTTGTTTACGGTTATCTGAAGGGCGAAGGTGGTATTCACCGCCTGGTACGTATTTCTCCGTTTGATGCAAATGCACGCCGCCACACCAGCTTTGCTTCTGTTTACGTTTATCCTGTTCTGGATGATACAATTGAAGTTGACATCAAACCTGAAGATCTCCGAGTAGATACTTACCGTGCTGGTGGTAAAGGTGGACAGCACGTAAACAAAACTGACTCTGCCGTTCGCTTTACTCATATTCCGACTGGAATTGTTGTTGCCTGCCAGACAGAGCGTAGCCAGTTGATGAACCGCCAGACCTGTATGAACATGCTTAAGGCACGTCTTTACGAATACTACCGCGAGCAGAAAGAAAAAGAGAACTCAAAGTTCATGGCAGAAAAAAAGGATATTTCTTTTGGAAGCCAGATCCGCTCTTATGTATTCTGTCCATATACAATGGTAAAAGATCATCGTACCCGTTTCTCTGTAGGAAACATTCAGGCTGTAATGGACGGTGACCTCGACGATTTTATGAACGCATACCTTGTTGCAAAATGGAAGGGACTTCCAATGGATGGCTCTGGGGATGATGACGAAGAGGTTTAG
- a CDS encoding tetratricopeptide repeat protein produces MSKKLAGVVLSLILFSAAGTASLFAAESKNILKLYNEAVELQNEENWYTASQYYIEVVNSNPAFSEAWFRLADCSYHLGEFDLAFQYLESAEKYEKNRSEIKNLKGMILLALGRTDEARQIFNEVLKKYPNDIDAHFGLAEIELYDGKFSGAENQYAEALKRQNTNRKALLSLALVCAETKRYSQSEKYLKQAMQYYSGEPEVHYLAAIIYTMKGDYKSAEKHARIAVEIRGGYEQAYELLAQIVYLQHRYTEVINLCDFIIGRNRNASSAWYLKGTAQAKLGNTEEAIATWDTGLSVSPQDELMRMMLELTAKNELDFDDARRKQWASYHLNNARQYDSRYDKAGSTYEYQRALMLDPSNAAARLAYADILELNGLHELYLSQLKFVKENSDTGLSRNLNDTIEAYDSLLNNTLAKRWKVDAFYLDKIRWNIAVFYTENTSTFNHADSDRLTALACGDVFSGVAITSVKTQVTPVSGYGEAFKNARANNFDYFVMVSLSEGEDDVSLSATMYSGRTGTETFNEKYYATGNNRFSTVLRRFRNSVLEKLTVRGKILQRNGKTVLIDLGRSENIVKDAEFKIIRKGAVKTADAGSGLFFRDEDVVGMLVVTEAGEEVSEALITSHGFYDRINEGDELVLVSMPAQNSEAGMDTVPNADEEGKPVVNNSVKGDELVAEIKKAVERPAIIDLLRKIR; encoded by the coding sequence ATGAGTAAAAAATTAGCAGGGGTTGTATTATCGTTGATTTTGTTTTCTGCTGCAGGAACGGCTTCGCTTTTTGCTGCAGAATCAAAAAATATCCTCAAGCTTTATAACGAAGCTGTTGAACTTCAGAACGAAGAAAACTGGTATACCGCTTCGCAGTATTATATTGAGGTAGTTAATTCAAATCCTGCTTTTAGTGAAGCCTGGTTCCGTCTTGCAGACTGTTCTTATCATCTGGGTGAATTTGACCTTGCGTTCCAGTATCTTGAGAGCGCAGAAAAATACGAAAAAAACAGAAGTGAAATAAAGAACCTTAAGGGAATGATTTTACTGGCGCTTGGCCGTACAGATGAAGCACGCCAGATTTTTAATGAGGTTCTAAAAAAATATCCTAATGACATAGATGCTCATTTTGGTCTTGCTGAAATTGAGCTTTATGACGGAAAATTTTCAGGCGCTGAAAATCAGTATGCAGAAGCACTTAAACGTCAGAATACAAACAGAAAGGCTCTGCTTTCTCTGGCACTTGTCTGCGCAGAAACAAAACGCTATTCACAGTCTGAAAAATATCTGAAGCAGGCAATGCAGTATTATTCTGGTGAACCTGAAGTTCATTATCTTGCCGCAATTATATATACAATGAAGGGAGATTATAAGTCTGCTGAAAAACATGCCCGAATTGCAGTTGAAATCCGCGGTGGTTATGAACAGGCTTACGAGCTTCTTGCACAGATAGTTTACCTTCAGCATCGTTATACAGAAGTAATAAATCTCTGTGATTTTATTATAGGTCGAAACCGAAATGCTTCTTCTGCCTGGTATTTAAAAGGTACTGCACAGGCAAAACTTGGAAATACAGAAGAAGCAATTGCAACCTGGGATACAGGTCTTTCTGTAAGTCCTCAGGATGAGCTTATGCGTATGATGCTTGAGCTTACTGCAAAAAATGAACTTGATTTTGATGATGCACGCAGAAAACAGTGGGCATCTTATCATCTGAATAATGCAAGACAGTATGACAGCCGCTATGATAAGGCTGGAAGTACTTATGAATATCAAAGAGCACTGATGCTTGATCCTTCAAATGCTGCGGCTCGTCTTGCTTATGCTGATATTCTTGAACTTAATGGACTGCACGAGCTTTATTTGAGTCAGTTGAAGTTTGTAAAAGAAAATTCAGATACAGGACTTTCCAGAAATCTTAATGACACAATTGAAGCCTATGATTCTCTGTTAAATAATACACTCGCAAAAAGATGGAAGGTCGATGCTTTCTATCTCGATAAAATCAGATGGAATATTGCAGTTTTCTATACAGAAAATACATCTACTTTTAATCATGCAGATTCAGACAGACTTACAGCACTTGCCTGTGGAGATGTATTCAGTGGCGTTGCAATAACTTCTGTAAAAACTCAGGTAACACCGGTTTCTGGTTATGGTGAAGCATTTAAAAATGCCCGCGCGAATAATTTTGATTATTTTGTAATGGTTTCTTTGAGTGAAGGTGAGGATGATGTAAGCCTTAGCGCTACAATGTACTCGGGAAGAACCGGAACAGAAACCTTTAATGAAAAATATTACGCTACAGGAAACAATCGTTTTTCTACAGTTTTAAGACGCTTTAGAAATTCTGTTCTGGAAAAACTTACAGTTCGCGGAAAGATTCTTCAGAGAAATGGAAAGACAGTTCTGATAGATTTAGGTCGTTCAGAAAACATTGTGAAGGATGCTGAATTTAAGATTATTCGTAAAGGAGCTGTAAAAACAGCAGATGCTGGAAGCGGACTTTTCTTCCGTGATGAAGATGTAGTTGGAATGCTCGTAGTTACTGAAGCTGGAGAAGAAGTCTCTGAAGCTTTAATTACGAGTCACGGATTTTATGACAGAATCAATGAAGGGGATGAACTTGTTCTTGTAAGTATGCCTGCCCAGAATTCTGAAGCCGGAATGGATACAGTTCCTAATGCAGATGAAGAAGGAAAGCCTGTCGTAAATAACAGCGTAAAGGGCGACGAACTTGTTGCTGAAATTAAAAAGGCCGTAGAAAGACCTGCAATTATAGATTTACTGAGAAAAATCCGCTAG
- a CDS encoding ABC transporter permease: MIFSYSLKFAKSLIFPKSEKKSVARRSLFGAVLCIGLSIVPLVVVTSITNGMIDGMTQRIIGLSSSHIQAYVAPGISKVQSAEDFIEYADEAGEVRGVTGVYPEVEISAIAAGKNGRSGIELRAIEKDIFKRNKSFNSLFEVCEGELNAFISPDESAKRSPAVIGKKLAEELELHAGDAFRVITTRTAGDKIVPKLTSFTVAAVVSSGYQELDQFWVFIPIEAAYNSLSMESASYNVMFETEDAFSPNLVSIQKKLAGNFGRYANVYRWDQIHTAEFENFSSTKVMLVFVMMLIVLVATINISSAIVMLVMERQKEIAILKSIGAKPRGITLAFLTAALACGAGGLVIGLPIGIILTVFSNQIVHGLESLVNLISAMGGGGEIHLMDPAYYLSEIPVEIPGIQIILISVSVLILSVLVSYIPARKAGREKPLDILRKN, from the coding sequence ATGATTTTTTCATATTCCTTGAAATTTGCAAAAAGCCTGATTTTCCCTAAATCTGAAAAGAAGTCTGTTGCACGAAGAAGTCTTTTTGGAGCAGTGCTGTGTATTGGTTTAAGTATTGTTCCTCTTGTTGTAGTAACTTCAATTACTAACGGCATGATAGACGGAATGACGCAGCGAATTATAGGACTGTCTTCATCTCACATCCAGGCTTATGTTGCACCGGGTATCAGTAAGGTTCAGAGTGCAGAAGATTTTATAGAATATGCTGATGAGGCAGGTGAAGTACGGGGAGTAACCGGTGTATATCCGGAAGTAGAGATTTCTGCAATTGCAGCCGGTAAAAATGGCCGAAGTGGTATAGAACTCCGTGCCATAGAGAAAGACATCTTTAAGAGAAATAAATCTTTTAATTCATTGTTTGAAGTTTGTGAAGGTGAACTTAATGCTTTTATATCTCCAGATGAAAGTGCAAAAAGATCCCCTGCTGTAATAGGAAAAAAACTTGCCGAGGAACTTGAACTTCATGCAGGTGATGCTTTCCGTGTTATAACTACAAGAACTGCCGGTGATAAAATTGTTCCAAAGCTTACGTCCTTTACTGTTGCGGCAGTAGTTTCTTCAGGATATCAGGAACTGGATCAGTTCTGGGTATTTATTCCAATTGAAGCTGCTTATAACTCACTTTCAATGGAAAGTGCTTCTTATAATGTAATGTTCGAAACAGAAGATGCTTTTTCTCCAAATCTTGTTTCCATTCAAAAAAAACTTGCCGGAAACTTCGGGCGTTATGCAAATGTTTACCGCTGGGACCAGATTCATACAGCAGAGTTTGAAAACTTTTCATCAACAAAAGTAATGCTTGTATTTGTTATGATGCTCATTGTTCTTGTGGCAACTATAAATATTTCTTCAGCTATTGTAATGCTTGTTATGGAACGCCAGAAAGAAATTGCAATATTGAAAAGTATCGGAGCAAAGCCTCGGGGAATTACTCTTGCATTCTTGACTGCAGCTCTTGCCTGTGGAGCCGGGGGGCTTGTAATTGGGCTTCCAATCGGTATAATTCTTACAGTTTTTTCAAATCAGATTGTTCATGGGCTTGAAAGTCTTGTGAATTTGATTTCTGCTATGGGTGGGGGCGGAGAAATCCATCTTATGGATCCTGCCTATTATTTATCTGAAATTCCAGTTGAAATTCCTGGAATTCAGATTATCCTTATATCCGTATCAGTTTTGATTCTTTCAGTGCTGGTTTCTTATATTCCTGCACGAAAAGCTGGTCGTGAAAAACCGCTCGATATATTGAGAAAGAATTAA
- a CDS encoding ABC transporter ATP-binding protein — MMSNILTIKNLEKVYVTDSERLTVLKGLNLNVEEGSKIAVVGESGSGKSTLLNIIGGIDNATSGTVTAGEWEVTSLTEAKMSEYRSNFLGLIFQFHYLLKDFTALENVYMPALIAGLPKKDAIERATQLLNDVGVAERKDHLPSQLSGGERQRVAVARALINDPSLILADEPTGNLDPANAEKIGSLLFSMADKYKKTLILVTHDMKLAANADHQFSIVEGRLK; from the coding sequence ATAATGAGTAATATCCTTACAATAAAAAATCTTGAAAAGGTTTATGTAACAGACAGTGAACGTCTCACAGTTCTTAAGGGCCTGAATCTTAATGTTGAGGAAGGTTCTAAAATTGCTGTAGTAGGTGAGAGCGGTAGTGGAAAAAGTACCCTGCTGAATATTATCGGTGGAATTGATAATGCCACAAGCGGAACTGTAACAGCCGGTGAATGGGAAGTAACTTCTCTGACTGAAGCAAAAATGTCTGAATACCGTTCTAATTTCCTTGGTCTGATTTTTCAGTTTCATTACCTTCTCAAAGATTTTACAGCACTTGAAAATGTTTACATGCCGGCATTGATTGCAGGCTTACCAAAAAAGGATGCAATTGAACGTGCAACTCAGCTTTTGAATGATGTTGGAGTTGCAGAAAGAAAGGATCACCTTCCATCTCAGCTTTCTGGTGGTGAACGTCAGAGAGTTGCTGTTGCACGTGCCCTTATAAATGATCCTAGCCTGATTCTTGCTGATGAACCTACAGGAAATCTGGACCCTGCAAATGCAGAAAAAATCGGCAGTCTTCTTTTCTCAATGGCAGATAAATATAAAAAGACTTTAATCCTTGTAACTCATGATATGAAGCTTGCTGCAAATGCAGACCATCAGTTCAGTATTGTAGAGGGAAGACTTAAATGA
- a CDS encoding ABC transporter permease yields MKKNLITQIRWISAVSRRFARVDRKGRSAVTSRLATLGICFGVMTLTVVMSIMNGFQMSFIDAILEVSSYHLRAVDVPEHLEKNLISVCAEDKHVAACVPFYESQVLMTGEKGGAVAVNVRAADEAIYYEDEGFRKQLKMLSGAFDFSDSDSIILGSSLARNLGVRVGSSVNLLVMSGGSDVELFSSDRIFTVRGIFTTGYAEINNSYAFVGTEAAKKYFGSSAKKIWGIKLHKYDGDLRAISSLKKELPQINFLSWRNFNRTFFGALRIEKNMLLLLVALIFVVVAINIYNGMRRLVFERRTEIAVLSALGARKSGIKAIFIMRGFIMGTLGALVGVLLGLIISLNTDVVFTAAAKLMYAIQYLVTAITDRQNLQYVQVNSSYNLYATIPARVFPGEVTAITLFGILSPLIASLAASKNVLKMTVSEVLHNE; encoded by the coding sequence TTGAAAAAGAACTTAATTACACAAATCAGATGGATTTCCGCAGTTTCCAGACGCTTTGCCCGTGTAGACAGAAAGGGACGTTCTGCAGTTACTTCAAGACTTGCGACTCTTGGTATCTGCTTTGGTGTTATGACACTTACTGTTGTAATGAGCATTATGAATGGTTTTCAGATGAGCTTTATAGATGCAATTCTGGAGGTTTCGTCATATCATCTACGTGCAGTAGATGTGCCAGAGCATTTAGAAAAGAATCTGATTTCTGTTTGTGCTGAAGATAAGCATGTTGCAGCCTGTGTTCCTTTTTATGAGTCTCAGGTTTTAATGACTGGCGAAAAAGGTGGAGCAGTTGCCGTTAATGTTCGTGCTGCTGATGAAGCAATTTACTACGAAGATGAAGGCTTTAGAAAGCAGCTAAAAATGCTTTCCGGAGCTTTTGATTTTTCTGATTCTGATTCAATAATATTAGGAAGTTCTCTGGCACGGAATCTAGGTGTTCGTGTTGGAAGTTCTGTAAACCTGCTCGTAATGAGTGGTGGAAGTGATGTAGAACTTTTTTCTTCCGATAGAATTTTTACAGTTCGCGGCATTTTTACTACCGGCTATGCAGAAATAAATAATTCATATGCTTTTGTCGGTACAGAAGCTGCTAAGAAATATTTCGGAAGTTCTGCTAAAAAAATCTGGGGAATTAAACTTCATAAATATGATGGAGATTTACGTGCGATTTCTTCTCTTAAAAAAGAACTTCCTCAAATCAATTTCCTTTCATGGAGAAACTTTAACCGGACTTTCTTTGGTGCTTTGCGAATTGAAAAGAATATGCTGCTGCTTTTAGTAGCACTTATTTTTGTTGTCGTTGCAATAAATATTTATAACGGTATGCGCCGTCTTGTTTTTGAGCGCCGAACAGAAATTGCAGTATTGTCTGCCCTGGGAGCACGTAAATCTGGAATAAAGGCAATCTTTATAATGCGTGGATTTATTATGGGAACTCTCGGTGCTCTTGTTGGAGTTTTGCTAGGTCTTATTATCAGTTTGAATACAGATGTTGTATTTACTGCTGCTGCAAAATTGATGTATGCAATTCAATATTTAGTCACTGCAATTACAGACAGACAGAATCTTCAGTATGTACAGGTTAATTCTTCTTATAATCTTTATGCAACAATACCAGCACGTGTTTTTCCAGGAGAAGTTACAGCAATAACCCTTTTTGGAATTCTTTCACCGCTTATTGCTTCACTTGCTGCAAGTAAAAATGTTTTGAAAATGACAGTTTCGGAGGTACTTCATAATGAGTAA
- the ftsY gene encoding signal recognition particle-docking protein FtsY, producing the protein MKQSFGEKLKSLFSKSSTINEDFFEELTDMLVEGDIGAKTAFEVVDELESICDKEKIREQDAILAKLKELLLKDVRSVSLIPEAGKQNVWMMLGVNGVGKTTTAAKLAKYFKNNGVENIVMASADTFRAAAIEQLALHGERLGVRVVSHQHGSDPSAVVYDAADALRAAGPGLVIADTAGRLHNKENLVRELQKIDRTCGLKADEGCYKKILVIDSTTGQNALRQAEVFNEAVKIDAIIMTKYDSTAKGGVAVSIGRELGLPVAYICTGEGYDNIAPFNAEAYINEFLSMQG; encoded by the coding sequence ATGAAACAATCCTTTGGCGAAAAACTGAAATCGCTTTTTTCAAAGAGCAGTACAATAAACGAAGATTTTTTTGAAGAACTTACTGATATGCTGGTAGAAGGTGATATCGGTGCAAAAACTGCTTTTGAAGTAGTTGATGAACTTGAGTCAATTTGTGATAAAGAAAAAATCCGTGAGCAGGATGCAATACTTGCAAAACTTAAAGAACTTCTGCTTAAGGATGTACGTTCAGTTTCTCTTATACCTGAAGCAGGCAAACAGAATGTATGGATGATGCTTGGTGTAAATGGTGTTGGTAAAACAACAACTGCAGCTAAGCTTGCAAAATATTTTAAAAACAACGGCGTAGAAAATATTGTAATGGCAAGTGCAGATACATTCCGTGCTGCTGCTATTGAGCAGCTTGCTCTTCATGGAGAACGGCTTGGAGTTCGTGTCGTAAGTCATCAGCATGGTTCTGATCCATCTGCAGTTGTTTATGATGCAGCAGATGCACTTCGCGCAGCTGGTCCTGGTCTTGTTATTGCAGATACTGCAGGACGTCTTCATAATAAAGAAAATCTTGTCCGAGAACTTCAGAAAATAGATCGTACCTGCGGTTTAAAAGCTGACGAAGGCTGCTATAAAAAAATTCTCGTAATTGATTCAACTACTGGTCAGAATGCTTTGAGGCAGGCTGAAGTTTTTAATGAGGCTGTAAAAATCGATGCAATCATCATGACAAAATATGATTCAACAGCAAAAGGCGGAGTGGCAGTTTCTATTGGCCGCGAGCTTGGACTTCCTGTTGCTTATATCTGTACTGGTGAAGGTTATGATAATATTGCTCCATTTAATGCAGAAGCTTATATAAATGAATTTCTTTCTATGCAGGGCTAA
- a CDS encoding UvrB/UvrC motif-containing protein, producing MKCCSVCGCTFDQIVKSQRIGCAECYYTFAEEFRATLETYGISGEYKGSLPKRLKGYRSTLVDRMTMQIKLEEAVAAEDYEKAALYRDYLKVLNHGTEIKDGQQ from the coding sequence ATGAAGTGTTGTTCGGTGTGCGGATGCACCTTTGATCAGATCGTAAAGTCTCAAAGAATTGGCTGTGCAGAGTGTTATTACACCTTTGCAGAGGAATTCCGTGCGACTCTGGAAACTTACGGAATTTCAGGAGAGTATAAGGGCTCTCTACCAAAACGCCTGAAGGGCTACCGTTCTACACTAGTTGACCGCATGACAATGCAGATTAAGCTTGAAGAAGCTGTAGCAGCAGAAGATTACGAAAAGGCTGCTTTATATCGCGATTATCTAAAGGTTTTGAATCATGGCACGGAAATCAAAGACGGACAACAGTAA